The window TCCCACCAGCGCACGATCTTGCCGTCGCGAAACTCGTGCACCGAGACGAATTTGATCTTGATCTGCTCGCCGCTCGGCCAGTGCCACTCCTCCTCGTGCTCGGTCATCACCAGGTCGCCCTCGGCGATCATGTGCCGCGGGTGGTGATGGATCGCGGCGAGCGGCTCGAGGCCGAGGCGCAGGCGGGCGACGATCTCGGCCGGACCGCGCGCGACGTCGTCGTCGGGCGTCGGCACGTCGGTGTACTCGCCGTCCTCGGCGAAGTAGGTCCCGATCGCGTCGAAGTTGCGCGCGTAGAGGTCGCGCCAGAAGCGCTCGATGGTCTGCTTGTTCCGCGCCGCGTCGCTCATGCGCGTGCTCCTTTCCAGGCGGGATCGCGCACGAAGGCGACCGGCATGTGGCGCACGCCCGTGTGCTTGTTGCTGCGCGTCCACTCGACAGGACCCGCGAGCGCGATCTCGGCAAAGCGCTCGACGAGCCCCTCGAACACGAGCCGCATCTCGAGGCGCGCGAGCGCCGCGCCGAGGCAGAAGTGGGTCCCGTGGCCGAAGGTCAGGTGCGGGTTCGGATCGCGCCGGACGTCGAGGCGGAACGGATCGGGGAACACGTCCTCGTCGCGGTTCGCCGACGCCCACCACAGCGTGACCTTGTCGCCGGCGCGGATCTTCTGCCCGCGCAGCTCGACGTCGCGCGTCGCGGTGCGGCGGTTGTAGGGCGTCGACGACGCCCAGCGCAGGATCTCCTCGACCGCCGTCGGCAGCAGCGAGCGATCCGCGCGCAGCGCGCGCCACTCGTCGGGGTGCTCGACCAGCGCCTTGACGCCGGCGGCGATCGAGTTGCGCGTCGTCTCGCTGCCGGCGGCGATCAGCAGGTTGAAGAACATCTGCAGCTCGAGCTCCTGCAGCGGCTCGTCGGCGGCGTCGCTCCCGCCGGCGGCGTGCGCGCACGGGATGCGTCCGTGCACGACGGCGGAGAGGATGTCGTCCGCGGGACGGCGGCGCTTCTCCTGCAAGAGCTCGGTGCCGTACGCGAACAGCGACGCCTGCGCGGCGCGCACCTTGTCGCTGGTCTCGCCGAGGTCGCGGTCGTCGTAGTCGAGCGTCGCGTTGGCCCAGGCGAAGAGCTGGTGGCGATCCTCCTGCGGGATGCCGAGGAGCCACGCGATCGCCTGCAGCGGCAGCTCGGTCGCGACGTCGGTGACCAGGTCGCAGGCGCCGCGCTCGGCGACCTCGTCGAGGATCGCCTCGGTGCGCTTGCGCAGCTCGTCCTCGATCCGCGCGAGCGCGCGCGGCGACACCGCCGGCGTGACGAGTCGACGGAAGTGTCGGTGGCGCGGGTCGTCCATCATGTTGAGCAGCACGCCCGCCGCGAAGCCCGACGGCAGATCCTCGATCAGCGTGCCGCCGCCCTCGCGCGCGCCGCCGCGGTGCGAGGAGAAGGTTGCCGCGTCGTGCGCCGCGTCGCTCACGTCCTGGTAGCGGCTCAGCACCCAGAAGCCCTCGCCGCCCGGCGTGTGCTCGGTCGGCGGGTGGAACCACACCGGCGCCTCGCGCCGCAGACGCGTGAACACGTCGTGCGGGAAGCCGTTCGCGAAGCGATCGAGGTCGGTCAGATCGACGTCGAGCGGCATGGCGCCGCGAGCGTTCCAGGGATGTCCGGGGAGGTCAACGCGGCCCGTGGCGGACGGTCGCTCGTCGCGCGTCGGCTCGCGGCCGTGCGTGGAGGCGCGCGGGTCCGCGCGCCGTCAATACACGCCGGGGATCAGGCGTGCGGTGCGACGGCGGTAGCCACCGTACTCCGGGAAGGCCGCGTCGAGCACCGTCTCCTCGTGCCGCATGCGCCGCAGCTGGCACCAGACGTGGCCCGCGAAGATCGCGAGCGCGACCGCCGCCACGCGCGGCGGCCACAGGTAGCCGAGCAGCACGCCCGCGACCGCGAGCGCTTCGAACAGATAGACCGGATGCTGCACGAAGCGGTACGGCCCCGACGTCACCAGACGTCGCGCCTCGGCCATCATGCTCGCCGAGCGGCTCAGATGAAGCAGCGCGTACACCGCGAGCGCGTTGCCGGCCGCGATGCAGACGAACGAAGCGAGGTTCAGCACCGTCGAGCCGTCGTGGCGCGGCAGGAAGCCGAACAGCGTCGGCAGGAAGGTCCCGCCGAGCGCGGCGAGGCGTGGTGCGACCCCCGCCGCCCGCGCGACCGGCTCGAGCCGTACGACGAAGAGGAGCAGCAGCAGGAGGAGGAAGACCGCGAACGCGAGGCGCGCGGCGAGCGCGCTGACCACGACCGCGCCGGACATCGATTCGGGGTGCGCCGTGGCGAACGCCATGAGCCCCGTCACGCTGAAGGCGAGCAGATATCCCGTCCACAGGATGCCGAGCGCCCGCATCGTGACGTCCCAGGCCGCGCTCCAGACGAGGCGATGCAGCCACGACGGGCGGCGCGCCCGCGCGGGCCGCTGCGGCGTGTCGACCGCGAGCCTGTTCGGGGCGTCGACCCGCATCCGACTTCCCTATCGGTGTTCGCGTCCGGTTTCATCGGCCCGCGGAAGCAGAAAGGCAGGGCCGTCCGCGAGCCGGCGCCGCGCTGGCGCCCGGCGGAGCGACCGTCTATCCAATTTTCTTGACGATCTTCCCGACGAGGAGCCGATGCCCGAGCGAACCGAGAATCCCAAGCTGACGAGCCGCTTCGAGGAGGCGCTCGCCTACGCGGCCCGCATCCACTGGAAGCAGATCCGCAAGGTGGCCGCGGAGGAGCAGGGCGCGCCGGAGATCCCGTACGTCGCGCACTTGCTCGCCGTCGCGTCGCTGGTGCTCGAGCACGGCGGCGGCGAGGACGAGGCGATCGCGGCGCTGCTGCACGACGCGATCGAGGACGCGGGCGGGGCCGCGCGGCGCGAGGACATCCGCGTGCGCTTCGGCGACGAGGTCGTCGCGATCATCGACGCCTGCTCGGACAACGACGGCGCCGAGCCGAAGCCGCCGTGGGTCGTGCGCAAGGAGGCGTACATCGCGCACCTCGACGAGGTGGACGACAGGGCGCGCCTCGTCACCGCGTGCGACAAGCTGCACAACCTGCGCGCCGTGGTCTCCGACTACCGCAAGCTCGGCAGCGATCTGTGGAGGCGCTTCAACGGCGGGCGCGAGGGGACGATGTGGTACTACCGCGCGATCGTCGACAAGGTCGCGCCCGAGCTGCCAGCGGGCCTCGGAGAAGAGCTCGGCCGCGCGATCGACGAGCTCGAAGCTCTCGTTCGCGCGGCCGAGCCAAGCTGGACGCCGGGCAAGCCGGCGTCGGACGCTCCGGCGTAGTCGTTACGCCGCCGGCGTCGCCCCCGCGTTCTGCTGCGCCGCCGGGTTCGCCGACATGAACTGCATCAGCAGCTCGACGAGCTCGTGCGGCGGCGTCACCTCGGGGTCCTCGACCGAGTCCTTCATGTTCTCGAACTTCAGCAGGTCGAGCTTCTCGTAGGCGTCGCGCACGCGCGGCGTCAGCAGACCGAGCCGCTTCAGGTTCGGCACGATCTTCGAGAACATCATCTGCCGGAAGCCGATCATGAAGGGCGTCTGCTTCGCCCAGTCGACCCACAGCTTGACGTCCCAGCCGAGACGCTCGAACACCGCCTCCATCAGCAGGCGGTCGCGCAGCAGGTGGGTCGCCTCGATGACGAAGTC is drawn from Candidatus Binatia bacterium and contains these coding sequences:
- a CDS encoding nuclear transport factor 2 family protein, which codes for MSDAARNKQTIERFWRDLYARNFDAIGTYFAEDGEYTDVPTPDDDVARGPAEIVARLRLGLEPLAAIHHHPRHMIAEGDLVMTEHEEEWHWPSGEQIKIKFVSVHEFRDGKIVRWWDYPDLQKLLGAAPQWWIEHVLKGYR
- a CDS encoding methyltransferase, yielding MRVDAPNRLAVDTPQRPARARRPSWLHRLVWSAAWDVTMRALGILWTGYLLAFSVTGLMAFATAHPESMSGAVVVSALAARLAFAVFLLLLLLLFVVRLEPVARAAGVAPRLAALGGTFLPTLFGFLPRHDGSTVLNLASFVCIAAGNALAVYALLHLSRSASMMAEARRLVTSGPYRFVQHPVYLFEALAVAGVLLGYLWPPRVAAVALAIFAGHVWCQLRRMRHEETVLDAAFPEYGGYRRRTARLIPGVY
- a CDS encoding HD domain-containing protein; amino-acid sequence: MPERTENPKLTSRFEEALAYAARIHWKQIRKVAAEEQGAPEIPYVAHLLAVASLVLEHGGGEDEAIAALLHDAIEDAGGAARREDIRVRFGDEVVAIIDACSDNDGAEPKPPWVVRKEAYIAHLDEVDDRARLVTACDKLHNLRAVVSDYRKLGSDLWRRFNGGREGTMWYYRAIVDKVAPELPAGLGEELGRAIDELEALVRAAEPSWTPGKPASDAPA
- a CDS encoding cytochrome P450; translated protein: MPLDVDLTDLDRFANGFPHDVFTRLRREAPVWFHPPTEHTPGGEGFWVLSRYQDVSDAAHDAATFSSHRGGAREGGGTLIEDLPSGFAAGVLLNMMDDPRHRHFRRLVTPAVSPRALARIEDELRKRTEAILDEVAERGACDLVTDVATELPLQAIAWLLGIPQEDRHQLFAWANATLDYDDRDLGETSDKVRAAQASLFAYGTELLQEKRRRPADDILSAVVHGRIPCAHAAGGSDAADEPLQELELQMFFNLLIAAGSETTRNSIAAGVKALVEHPDEWRALRADRSLLPTAVEEILRWASSTPYNRRTATRDVELRGQKIRAGDKVTLWWASANRDEDVFPDPFRLDVRRDPNPHLTFGHGTHFCLGAALARLEMRLVFEGLVERFAEIALAGPVEWTRSNKHTGVRHMPVAFVRDPAWKGARA